In one window of Vulpes vulpes isolate BD-2025 chromosome 1, VulVul3, whole genome shotgun sequence DNA:
- the LOC112919437 gene encoding proteasome subunit alpha type-1-like has product MFRNQYDNDVTVWSPQGRIHQIEYAMEVVKQGSATVGLKSKTHAVLVALKRAQSELAAHQKKILHVDNHIGISIAGLTADARLLCNFMRQECLDSRFVFDRPLPVSRLVSLIGSKTQIPTQRYGRRPYGVGLLIAGYDDMGPHIFQTCPSANYFDCRAMSIGARSQSARTYLERHMSGFMECNLNELVKHGLRALRETLPAEQDLTTKNVSIGIVGKDLEFTIYDDDDVSPFLEGLEERPQRKAQPAQPADEPAEKADEPMEH; this is encoded by the exons ATGTTTCGCAACCAGTATGACAATGACGTCACTGTTTGGAGCCCTCAGGGCAGGATTCATCAAATTGAATATGCAATGGAAGTTGTCAAACAAGGTTCAGCCACAGTTGGTCTGAAATCAAAAACCCATGCAGTGTTGGTTGCATTGAAGAGAGCACAGTCAGAGCTTGCAGctcatcagaagaaaattcttcatGTTGATAACCATATTGGTATCTCAATTGCGGGACTTACTGCTGATGCTAGACTGTTATGTAATTTTATGCGCCAGGAGTGTTTGGATTCCAGATTTGTTTTTGACagacctcttcctgtgtctcgTCTTGTATCTCTAATTGGAAGCAAGACCCAGATACCAACACAACGGTATGGCCGGAGACCATATGGTGTTGGACTGCTCATTGCTGGTTATGATGATATGGGCCCTCACATTTTCCAAACCTGTCCATCTGCCAACTATTTTGACTGTAGAGCCATGTCCATTGGAGCCCGTTCTCAATCAGCTCGTACTTACTTGGAGAGACATATGTCTGGGTTTA tggaatgcAATTTGAATGAACTGGTTAAACATGGTCTGCGTGCCTTACGAGAGACACTTCCTGCAGAACAGGACCTAACTACAAAGAATGTTTCCATTGGAATTGTTGGTAAAGACTTGGAGTTTACgatttatgatgatgatgatgtatctCCGTTCCTGGAAGGTCTTGAAGAAAGaccacagagaaaggcacagcCTGCTCAACCTGCTGATGAACCTGCAGAAAA